The Silene latifolia isolate original U9 population chromosome X, ASM4854445v1, whole genome shotgun sequence genome contains the following window.
gattgattcatttcaattgattgattcgattgatcgATTGATTGAATCGATTGaatcgattcgattgattgattgattgatttatttcaacattactattattattcttattgatattcttattattatttttatattaatgtatttactattgttattattattattattattattattattattattattatattatttttatatttattatattactattatatttattaataattaactcgtattgtttatattattatatttatatttaatgcatttattattatcattattattattattattatattatatttattattttattactatatttattattattattattattattcataacatatttattattattattattattatatttaatattattatattaataagttattatttaatatttattattttattaatatactgattattaatattattaatcacatatttattattattattattattatatttaatattattatgttaataagttattatattagacctattattattattattattattattattattattattatattatttattttttagttattattattaatatattatattattattaataatgttatcatttatattactaatatattattattattattattattattattactttatttattattatattaatattttattgtttatatatcttattagattattattattagattatattaatatattattattattaatgaataatattataataatatttattattattattggtattatttttattataatatttatttttattattaatattaatattattattattattattataatctttttattattattatttcgattgattcgatttagttcgattcgattcgattgattcactccattaagttgattcgattgattcagctccattaagttgattcgattgattcagatTCAGACATAATTTCAAAAAAAAGGGAGGCCTAATTGTGGGTCTGTAAGTTTTGGATATAACATATATAATAATTATGATATTAGCATAAAATTTTTCTATGGTCCTCTGCCTTTTATTCTTACTACTTGTTTCCTTAAATTATTTGTTATATATCATAATTCATGTGTataattaatgacaaattatatAATCTTGAAAATAGCTAGCATGAATGTAATATATGGGTATTGTTTCGGTGATTTGTTTTAAATGCGGTGGGTAGCTTGGCCAAAGCGGGCTATCTATCAATATTTAAAATAATTCATAAGGATTCCGGAATGTTTGTGCTTCTTAAATTAGTTTCTATAATTTCCTGCCCAAAGGGGGAAGTTGTATAAGTTAATTTGAGTAAGTGGTTGAGTAAATACGAGTGTAATAATTTGATTTCTTAGAAATTTATCTGCCCAAAGGTGATATATTTTTGAGAAATCGCCTTGTCTATTTACTTGGAGGTAGTTATTATGTCTTGTGTATTCTGCCCAAAGGGGAATGCATAAGGTATAATATGATTCCTGTTGGAGGTagttattgtgttttgtgtatTCTGCCCAAAGGTGAATGCATAAAATATAATATGAATTCCTGTGAGAATATTGCGACTCCCCTAGCATATTTTTGTGTAAAGTTATAAAGAAATTATACCCATATCATGCTAACAGTGGCCTTGATCTATTGTTTTAGTCAACAAATTTTCTTTGAGCAATGAAATTTGTGCTATTAAGAGTATAAATGAGAATACTTTTGTTAAGTGGAAAGTGATGTTAAGTTGGCCATTGGTTTATTTGATCAATATATGTATATATCGACTTAACTGGGCACAAACCTCTTGCACTCGTACATAAGAGTACTCAAGCTTAAAATGACTATCACCTTTATAGGTGGGAATTGGTACATAAATTGTGTATGTTGATATTGAAGAATTCGATGTCTGGGAATTTAAAGGAATTAATGGACTGCCTTATTAATTTAAATCATGTATGATGTGATTAGTAGTAATGAAGTGCATATCATATCATCTTACTAAAGACAAAGTACCCGTTGTTGAGTTTATTCCTTGTCGGTTAAATTCTTAATTCTCTTCCCGGAAAGGAGTCACTTCAAAATAGCTTACTGCCCCAAACTGATACATGGACCGACAAGGATTTATTTTATATGGGTGAGTATTGAAAAGGAAATaggggtaaaaaaaaaaaaaaaaaaaaaaaaaaaaaaagaaagtagTGAACTTATTCATTAAACAACTTTTTTCGAAGGGGAAGTCAGGTAACATTTATACAAGAATACTTGTAAAAGGTCTTGAGGTTAAGACTTAAGAATAATAAAGAATCTAGTATTACTACTAGAGTTACTTGTTGGTTTTTTTGACGACTGAGGCCCGACCATAAATTGAGAAAGTGTTTAAAATACAATATCTGGTAAGCAAGGATAATAAAGACATGTAATTTATTGGCCTCAGTTTGTTCTGAATCGTGTTTAGTAGATGTGTCACCTCATTCTTGATGGTTAGATAGTGGTTCATTTGTTTATGAAAAGTATTTACCTTAAAGGGTTCCAAAATAAATACACACCAAGTGAGGTTATAGTCAGCGTGTCCGCAATGAATGGCGGGAAACTTGATGTGGATTTCATCGAACGATTGTCTTAAAGCTTAGTTCGGATTTTATTTGACTCTAGAAAATTTTCTTTATGTGTCGTATATGAGACGAAATTTGATTCTATTTCGCAATTTGACATGTGTGGATTTCGTTTGGTCACTTATATTTAAAAGgtagaattattttattactctcATGTGATTGAAAATGTTTCCCTTTGTGATGATTTGTATTAATTGTATTGAATTTGATTTCCCATGATATTTTCTTGAATGTTGAGAGTGTTGGAATTAAAAGAAGATTGACCAAAgaattattttcttttcttttattttatggCATAAGATTCTTAGCCATGTTTCTAAAGAGAAAATTCATGGACTTGTCAAATGTGAAATTGAACTTAATTTAAGGAACTCTTAAAGGATATTCACACTAACATTAGTGAACCACTACTATTTGTGGAAATACGTCATATATCATTTTCATTGATGGTGATTCTAGATGTGGTTATGTTTACCTTATAAATGGTAACTCTAAGGCTTTTGTTAAGTTTGAAGTATTAAGGTTTAGAGCTTCTTATGTATGACCATTATTGAGACTGAAAGATGATACCGAGTTGGAAAGTTGTTATGTCAAATTAAACATGGTGATTCATGGTTGTATATGACTTAAAGATGGTTGTATTTAAAGTTGTTTTATGAGCTTGTTATTGTTGGACAATATACGATGCCAAGTTTTCTTGAACAAAACGGCGTGACTGAGCGTTGTAATTGTACTTATAAAGATAGGGTAAGGAGTTTGTTTCGAGATACAAATTAACATATTTTATCTAAGGTAAAGCCTTTAAATCTGCCTTATATATCTTGGACCCAATACCTGAAaactttgtttttattttaagtgtctTATGAACTATGGATGGATGAAAGCCAAGTTTGAACCTTTTTAGGGTGTGTGGCTGGCAATTAAGTTGGGAATTTATATTTATAATCCTTCTGGAAAATTTTGATCCCAAAACCACTCCTAAATTCTTTGTTACTTATCCTATAAATTTTAAAGATTAAGATTTGTAGAGTATACAGCAGTTAAATTTTTTAGAGAATGGCTTAGAGACCTGTTGTTGTAACAGAAGGCCCATTTGTCTCACCATGAGTTTGTTGGTATTTTATTTATGCATTAGAAaaatatttattcttctttttctaATGGGGGAAGTATGATGACCGATAATGCTATTTCACATAACCCGTatgttgttgcatattttaaaGTATTTTCAAAAACGGCATTAAGCATTTAACTATGATGATTTTGTTGTCTATATCGGGGAAGTTGATTATGACTTGAGTGAAATAGTTAAGATTATAACCTATAAACAAGGTATTTTTTTTGTGTAAGCAGATAAATGAAAAGAGGTTGTATATGTATGATGAGATGTAATCGATAAGACACATAATAAAGTTTAGGAGTTAATTGTTACTCCagtgggttttgtttttttttttaatccagTCGGGTGTAAAGTGAATCTCTAAAATAAAGTTGGAttttaaaggtggtgttaagAAACCTAAGGAGAGATTTTGTGACAAAGGGTTATACTAAAAAGAGAAGGTGTGAATTTCAATGAAACAGTTTCACCTATTACTTTAAAGGATTCTTAGGTCTTTCATTGTTCATGATTTAAAGTTATACTAAAATGGATATTCTCATTGTTCttttttgaatggttttgttGAGAAAGTTAAAGAACATATGGTATGTAAATTGAAGAAATCAATTTATGAATTGAAACAAGTTTCTTGTCAGTGGTATATGAAGTTTTATAAGTTTGTGAAGTCTAATGGACTTGTTGAAATGTTAATGATATATATTTGCATATATTACGAGATCAGTGGGAGGATATTGAATTGATATTCCTTGttctttatgttgatgatattttaCTTGGTAGTAATGATCTTGGTTTGTTTCTTGACACAAAAGCAAATCTTTTCATTGTCTTCGACATGAACAATTTGGGGGAAGAATGTTTTGTGCTTGGTATTAAGATTGTGTGTGATATGTCTAACATAATGTTAGCTAGGATTATCTTAAGGGAGAAATAATGTTGGATAACCTGGTATAACTCTCATATTTAAAAGTGACAATTTAAGTAAGAATGAATGTCGTCCTTAAAGTATACTTGATGAGAACACTATGTAGGAGATTCGTTATGATAGTGTTGTTTATAATTTGATGTATACTGAAGTGTGTATTAGACCTTCGAGGCTGTGTTTGATGATGTGAAATCCGGTATAGGATTTGTTTTTATGTTAACTGGTGGTGTTATCTCTTGAAAGAATATGTCTAGTTGTCTACCTCTATTATGGAGACAAAGATTACAGCCTGTTATACATCCACTCATCATGTCAAAAAATTGAGAGATTACATTTATAGCTTTATGGTCATTCTTCATATCACACAAGCTATCACTATTAGTTGTGATAATATGGGTTTAGTCTTATGCACTAAGAAGAATGTAAAATCTGGCAAATCTaagtttttgatttgaaaattcaTAAAGTTAAAGAATGGGTTGAACTTGGAAATATCGAGTTTGTGTCTCTTTTAAACTAAGGAGATGATTGCAGACCCATTGACTAAAGCACTCATTGTTATTGAGTTTTGAAAAGTATGTTAAAGATATGAGTTTTATGATGCATTGAATTAGTGGGAGTTGTAATTGAGATATTTTGGTACTTGAGGTAGTCGTATATATGTTTTTGTAATAAGGTTGATGTTTTAATTCTCACTAAATGTATGCATGTTAAATATAAGCTTAATGCATCTATGATTATTTTTATGGTTCAATTCTTGTCTCGTGAAGAGATGTTCTGCATTAAAGCTTTTGCCCTTTAGTGGGTGGATTTATCCTGAAATGGATGTTGGCTGTTGAGCCATTGTCAGTTGTGGTGTATTTGCCCATTAGTGGGTGGAGTTATCCTTTAATGGATGTTGGCGGTTTAGCCATTGCCTGTTTTGGTGTATTTACCCTTTACTGGGTGGTTTAATATCTAATATACCTTAAGTGGTATTTACCTTTTGAGGTAAATAAGGGGAATACTTCTTCACAAGTGGGTCTTGTTTGAGACTGTGACCGAATGTGGTTAAGCATGCTCATCTTAAAGTTTGGATCTTTTATGCTAAAACCACACTACACTTTGTCACACTTGGGACTCATGTCGGTAAGCTTTTGGTGTTGTGATCATGGAAGGTCTTGTATGACTTAATTGTACTATGTCCGCTATGATTCACATTAAATTGCTTATTGACCGAGTTCGTTAATCGAGATGTTTATATGGCCATGTTGTTCAACCCGAGAGTCgttttacaaaataaaagtttTCGAAATGTTTTCTTGAaacaaaatattttaataaaaccaacaatgtcgcccaagtgggagaatgttggaTTTGGACTTCCTTCCATTAGTCGGTTTTCTTATTTATGAAAACGGGTTGAATGTGACCGGTAAGGCCCACTAAAGTTATATGATCCATTGGGCCAGTCTGTCTCACCAAGATTAAGTTAAGACATAGTGTGATGATCATTGATAAGTGTAGGGCTGCATTTATTATACAAATGCAAATGATGGGGGCCCAAATACGATTCTATTGATATCGATAAGTGTAGAAAATACTGCATTTATTATACAATGGGCGGAAATGATGGGGCCCAAATACAGTTCTATTATGGCTAGGTCTCTCTTCCTGTCTAGAATACCTCTAAGTCTCTAACCTATATAAATAGGTTATTGGGTTGACATGCCCCATTGATTGTCAACATAAAGAAAACCTAGAAGAGGGAGGAGAAGATCCTAGTATACTAATCATcttattacttattattattatacgctCCAGACGATTCATTATTGCCGCATTAAATGATGTATATCACTTATACAATGATCCTTATAATTTATCTtacatattatatatatatatatatataataaaagattgTTAGTTTTATTACGTCAAAATGTTATAATTCGCGATGCAAAAGCGATTGATTGGGTCCTCAAGGAAAAGGACACGGTGTGAGGTTTCCTATAAAGTGCACCGGATAAGTTACGCCTATCTTTGGATGTGGAATAGACGAAGAGTAGTGGTACTAAAAACCCCAACTTTGGCAATTGGCAATTGGCAATTGGCAAGTGGCAATACGACCATTGGCCTTAAAAGTGGACACACataagaatttgtgttaattCATGTTCACTCGTTATTCCATTGAACCGAATCCGTTCCCGTCATTGTCAATTTGTAAGCTGCTTGGGGTTCGTAGTTTCGTACAAATGTTTATGGATTATAAGAACAACTAGTTttgttatagacggatatatttgtctataactaaagatggatcaaataatttaaaagtggtgatattttttgTCCCCATCACCTTACTTATTGCGTGTCttattaggaatgtggtattgtatttgacccatatttagttatagacggatatgtgccgtctataatgagattttgtgttataagaaatacaaattctcattgaagacgaacACTATCcctcacaagctgaagacggatagtatcctctcacaatatgcaagtgacAAATCAAGTGGGAATTAAATGGAGCgtcccacttgccctcccacgtGTGATATTATGAGAGAAtcactatccgtcttcagtttATAACGAATAGTACCTATCTTTAATGAGACAAGCCGTATAAAAAAAGCAAATAAGAGTGGACCATATTAATTTaacaaaataatataaataaCGAATTTAACTAGTTTTAGTAAAAATATTTGTTACAGTCACGCTAATTTATTAATTATTGTAGCATTTTACTTGTCCACGTTAGGATTTGAATTTAGTGGACCATCTTTATTGTTTGTTATTAGTAATTAGTGTAAATTTCGTGTATAAACGCACGGTTTCTTTAGATTAGGATGTTGGAGAATTTAACAAATAAAGATAACAAAAATGAAAGCGAATTAAGTACAATGTTTAAGAGATATTAAGTTAAAGTGTATTATGAGAAATatcgatcttttattcttttaATAGTAAGGGAGATTCGTTATTTCAATTAGTTTAATTGGTTTGTATGTCGATAAAGTTTAattggtttgtttgtttgttgattAATTGGTTCGTTATTTCGATTAATTTTGGTTCGCTAATTCGATTAATTTGTACTAATTTGTTAATTCGATTAATTTTAAAGTTGATAAGAAAGACGAGAGAAGTTGGGTTTATTTTGTGAGAGGGGTCAAATTGTCCATTTCACAAATTTTGTCGACAATGTGAGAAATTACGTCAACGACAAACAGTAGCTTAAAATGCAAATTCGGCGATTAAATTAAGCCCAGTAGGCACTCAAATAAGCCCTATATTGATCTGTACATTTGTAGACCACAAATTGTTGTATAAGACCGTCTCTTAACATAAGACCAGCCCAATTAGTAAAAGCTCAATATTTAAAACACAAATTACATAAATATGGAGACActttatgggtaaaaataccctctcattCTCATCATGACGTGGCAACTCGCGATTGGATAAATAAAAGACACACGGATCAATGACGAAGCAGCAGGCTGCTGGACgtaaggaagaacaaggggggATGAACCTGGACATTCAAGTGATACAAAGGCCGCGGTTGAACTAAATAATAAACAAACCAGCAGGAACGTTGAAATGGTCAGCAGGAACATCGTGGTAATCAGCAGAAGCTTTGAAAAAGTCAATAACCGCTTCTTATTTCATAGGAAGTGGAGCATGCGGTTGAGAGTTTTCAGGAAGCACGTGCAAGAGCCCTAACAAAGGCTATAAAAAAGCAACAAACACGAAATTCAAGGACGGCTCATCTATCATTCATAATCAACTTTATTCAAAGAAATATCACTCATCATCTGCAACAATCAACATCATCAACGCACTTAGAATTTTATACATCGTTCATATCACTTGTACTTAGGCATTTGGAGATCACAGCTGTACCTCCTAATCGTTCCAGCTAGGTTCACCCTCGAATACTATTactactagtggatcattggCGGGATACCATTCCTCCCGCGGTTTTCcccacattttgggtttcccgcgTCGCCATTTCGCTTGTGTCATTtgtctttctctctttctcgttTTCCTTTTCTCTCGTATTAGTTGTTTACTTTCGTCCTCGTTATGTTCTTACTATCGTCCTGCTCAAGTCTTTAAATAtcatattttaattgaaataGCCGCATTAactcacaaatctttagtcggtaaaatctcaccaaaacagtttggtgcccaccgtggggcattgtggttaaATCTTGGTTAAAATATCTTTTTTCGAAATATCCTAACATCTCTGTAGTTGGTCATGTCAGGATCTAGTCAGAACGTCTCTGATCCGATGAGTACATCAGTGCAAACTCCAGTAGTAGGGGCGACACCAGCAACCTCCGGTGTTCCAACAACGGCGGTCCTTGCCACCAGAGTGACTGCAGGCCAGGCTCAACCCCAAGTATCGGCAAAGCCTCCTTACTCCCCCAAAATCCCAGATCTGGGAGCAGGGAAGGCTAGCAAATCACCAATTATCAATCCTATACCCAAGCCTAATAGGGATGGGAGTCCGCAATGCCCAGAATCACCAGGACACCTGACAGGAGCCCGTCTCCCAGGAGCATCACAACCAGATCCGGTACAACAGTTGCTCCAAGGGATGACATTCTTGCAGCAGGGGGTGATAAGGCTACAAAGGGACAACCAGTCCTTGTAGGAAAAGATAGATGCAGTGTCACCCCTGGGAACGACCCAGCAGATGCCAAGGTCGAGAGCCGGCCAGGGGAATGCCAGGGAGTACTCAGGGAGGCTACTGCCGCAAAATCTAGTAACCAGGCTCGATATGGATATGCTGCCACCAGGGGTAACCACGCCATCCGAGCAAGTATATCCAGTTGGAACGGTGGCCGCCCAAGGTACGATCCAACCACCAGGGGTTCCACCACCACCAAGGATGACGCAAACGTACCCTATGGTACTCAATTCTGTGGGATTAGGAGCACTAACTCCAGATCCCATACCAACAACCAAAAAGACACCAAAGTGGTACCGGGGAGCAATCCAGGGGAATCAAGAAGAAACGCATATCCCGGGATGTGCTCCTATATGCCATATACTCCGAACGACCGATTCAGGCCTATTGTGAACTCAACACCATTACCTGGAAGATACATGGTCCCTCCTTACATGTCAGGAGGAACACCAAATCCATATGGGGTCTACTCGGTACCCCACAACCAGGGTATGGGGGTAGGAAGCCATGTAGAACAATAGTTGCAGGATATCAGGTCCCTACTCAGCAAGGTTCCAGGGTTACCACATCCCATGGAGGTGGCAACTTCAGAGTGCTATGCGGATTCCCCCTTTGTGGACAGCATTTCCCTTGTCATCATGCCAAAGGGGTTCACCATGCCAACAATGACGTTGTATGATGGAACAGAGGATTCGCTGGAGCACATCAACCAGTACAAACAAAAAATGATAGTGGTTGCAGCAACATGGCCTGAAAAGGAGGcatgcatgtgcaagggattcggTTCCACCTTGTCAGGAGCCGCACTCCAATGTTTCGTCAACCTTCCCAACAAGTCTATTTCCACCTTCGCGGGGTTAGTGAACGTTTTTAATCACAGTTCACCGATCGCAAGCTTGAAAAAATTATCCATTATCTATACCGGATCGTCCGAGAGGTTCAAGGAGTCCACCGGGGGACTATCTCTTGATTCAATATGGAAAAAATATCCATCCCTAGGTGCGACCCTACAACAGCAGTCAATGCCTTCAGAAGGGGACTGCATCGCGACTCTGATTTGTACAAGGATCTCACCAAGCACCCATGTGCCACCTTTGAGGAAGTCAAGCAAATGGCAGAGGCCACTTATCGCCTAGAGGAGGATGGGGATAGAAGGGACCTGTACGGAACAGAGTCGTCTAGCAGAAAAATAACAACGGAGAAGAAGAACGAAAGAGCCAAACCCTACAGCAAGAACACAGTGAACAAAGTCTCAGGAGAAACAGAAAGCACCGATGCTCCACCTAAGCTCAGCGAGTATGGGTTCACCACTGGACTTGCTGGGGTATTAAAGGCAATCAGGGAGTTGAGGCAAAGGGCCAGGTGGCCCAAGAAGCCTACCCCCAGAGAGAACGACAGAAGAGATGCCAACAAAAGGTCTGAATACCACAACGATATTGGCCACAATATAGAAGATTGTGTAATGCTACGAAAGAAAGTAAAGCACCTCTACAGTGCTGGATGCTTGGATCACCTGCTCCCCAAGGGAGCGAAATCTGGAAAGGTCAATACTGTTGACCAGGCCCAACCATCCCCACCTCCACCTTACTCAAAGGTCGTGAGCGTCATCACAGGAGGATCGAAAATATGTGGTCTCACTTATTCAGCAGCAAAGCGCCATGCAACCGAGACTAAAGGAGATAAACTAGAGTTCTCCCTCAGGATCAGCAGACAGGATCTACCAGCAATCTCATTCGACGAGGCAGACATACCCGATGAGGCAGAACACCATCATGACGCCTTGATCATTACCCTTTCCATAGGGAACTGCCTTGTTAAAAAGATATTGGTAGATACCGGAAGCTCTGTGAATCTCATAATGCTGGAAACATTGAAGAACATGGGTTTCAGCGAGAAAGACCTGGTGCAGAAAGCAGTACCCTTGGTAGGCTTCAGCGGAGAAACTAAACAATCCCTTGGAGAAATAGTAATTCCTACCTTTGCAGGGGGTTGAACAAACAGGTACGGTACTTGGTCATTGATGGTCCGTCAACTTATAACGTGATATTTGGCAGGCTTTGGATCCATGAAATGGAAGCAGTACCATCAACGTACCATCAGGGCCAGAAGTTCCCTACGCCCTGGGGGTACAGGAGATACGGGGAGATCAAACTATCGCTTGGGATTGCTACAAGAACGCTCTGAAGCCCACTACAGCTGgtccagcatagcaattacagaaattGTGCGTCCAGAGGGAGTATATCGCACCTCCTCAGGAGGAACTCGACGTAGTAGTCCTGGACCCACAGTTTCCAGCAAGAATAGTGCTGGTGGGAGCCGACAGCGGACAACATCCGTGGGAGCGAGATAATTGAATTTCTACgtactaacatggattgtttcgccTGGTCCCATAGCGACATGATTGGCATAGATCCAAGTGTAATCACACACCGGTTAAATGTAGACCCCAGCTTTCCTCCAGTCCAGCAGGAAAGGCGAAAATTTGATCCTGAAAGGAATGAGGTGATAAACTAGGAGGTAGACAACCTCCTGGAAGCAGGCAAGATCAAGGAAGTTAACTACCCAGAATGGCTCTCGAATGTTGTGGTTGTACCCAAGAAGAACaacaagtggagagtatgtgttgaTTTCACAAATCTtaacaaagcttgcccaaaataccCGTTCCCCCTGCCGCACATCGATTCCAAGGTAGACGCAACAGCAGGGCATGAGCTACTTACCTTCCTTGACGCCTGGAGtgggtacaaccagataaaaatggACCCTAAGGATCAGGAGAAAATAGCCTTCAGATCCGACAGAGGCCTGTACTGCTACAATGTGATGCCTTTTGGCCTCAAAAATGCTGGTTCCACCTATCAGCGCCTGGTGAACAGAATGTTCAAGGAGGAGATAGGGAGAacaatggaagtctatattgacgatatggtagtcaaatCCAAGAAGGCAGAACAACACATGCCCTACCTGGAAAATACCTTCTCGATCCTCAGAAAATACCATATAAAGCTGAACCCCCTAAAATGCACTTTTGGAATCTCCTCGGGGAAATTCCTGGGATACTTGATGACGCAAAGAGGGATAGAGGTCAGCACGGAGCAAATCAAAGCATTACTCCAGTTAGAATCTCCTCAGAAGCCAAAGGACGTACAGAGGCTCACAGAACGAGTAGCAGCCCTAAATCGGTTTATATCAAGGTCCTCAGACAGGTGCCGACTGTTCTATGATATCCTGAGGAAGAGCCAAAAGTTTTAATGGACGCCAGAGCATGAAAAGGCGTTTGGGGAACTCAAGCAGTACCTAAGCACCCCTCCTCTTCTCTCCAAGCCAGAACAGGGAGAACCACTGTACTTGTATCTGTCAGTAATGGAGGCGCATGTAAGCGCTGTACTGGTACGAGAGCACGAGGGTATGCAGAAACCagtatactatataagcaagtctTTGTTACCTGAaaagaccaggtacacatctctagaaaaactcgttttagcacttcttactgcttcgtacaaattgcgtccctattttgagtcacatacaatttcagtcgtgaccaactaccccctGAGAACCATAATGAGGAAACCCGAACTTTCAGGGAGAATGGTTAAGTGGTCTATCCACCTAAGTGGGTACGACCTGAAATTTGAACCTCGAACAACCATAAAGTCCCAAGCCCTAGctgactttgtgtcagactttTAGTCCCACCCTTCAAGAACAAGCCGACAGTGAAATCTTGACCCTAGGTGAGGCTAAAGGAGAGCAGGTATAAGAATTACatgttgatggggcatccaatacGAAGGGAGCAGGGGTAGGGTTGGTCCTGAAATCACCTTAGGGGGAACAGATAATACAAGCAGTACGATGTGAGTTCAAAGCAACGAATAACGAGGCTGAATACGAGGCCCTAATCTTAGGACTCCAATTAGCCCTAGAAATCCAAAGCAACCACATCAAGGTGTATAGTGACTCCCAACtgatagtcaaccacgtgaataacGTGTATACGGCCAGGGATCCTAAAATGGTATCCTACCTGGAGGTGGCGAAGGAGCTCAAACTCCGCTTTGCCTCATTCCACATCCAGCAGATACCAAGGGACCAGAATGTTGAAGCAGATGCTCTCGCCACCCTGCGAGCAGCCTTCACTCCAGGGGTAGTGGGCTCTATACCATCTATCCATGTCATGAAACCTGCCATA
Protein-coding sequences here:
- the LOC141620538 gene encoding uncharacterized protein LOC141620538, yielding MTLYDGTEDSLEHINQYKQKMIVVAATWPEKEACMCKGFGSTLSGAALQCFVNLPNKSISTFAGCDPTTAVNAFRRGLHRDSDLYKDLTKHPCATFEEVKQMAEATYRLEEDGDRRDLYGTESSSRKITTEKKNERAKPYSKNTVNKVSGETESTDAPPKLSEYGFTTGLAGVLKAIRELRQRARWPKKPTPRENDRRDANKRSEYHNDIGHNIEDCVMLRKKVKHLYSAGCLDHLLPKGAKSGKVNTVDQAQPSPPPPYSKVVSVITGGSKICGLTYSAAKRHATETKGDKLEFSLRISRQDLPAISFDEADIPDEAEHHHDALIITLSIGNCLVKKILVDTGSSVNLIMLETLKNMGFSEKDLVQKAVPLVGFSGETKQSLGEIVIPTFAGGFGSMKWKQYHQRTIRARSSLRPGGTGDTGRSNYRLGLLQERSEAHYSWSSIAITEIVRPEGVYRTSSGGTRRSSPGPTVSSKNSAGGSRQRTTSVGAR